GGGTCCCCTCGTCAATCGCCTGCGGCTCCGGCACCACCAGGACCGGGGCCTGGTTGACCTCGCGCACGGTGACGATGAAGGACCGGACATCGCTGAGCCGGCTTTCGTTGACCGCGTCGGGGCTGCTGTCGGTGACCCGCACCGTCACCGTTGCATTGGTCGGCCCCTGGACTTCGGTGGGTGTCCAGGTGATGACGCCGGTCTCCGGGTGGATCGTCATCCCGTCGGGCGGATCCACGAGACTGAACGTCAGCGCGTTGGGCGGCAGGTCGGCGTCCGTGGCGGTCGCCGAGAGAACGAGGGACGTCCGCTCATCAATGGTCTGATTGGCCGGAACGGTGAGGACGGGGGCGGTGTTCACCTCGCGCACCGTCACCGTGAAGGAAGCGGTGTCGCTGAGCTGCGTCTCGTTGACGGCATCGGGGTTATTGTCCGTGACGCGCACGCTGATCTGGTAGGTCTGCGGCCCCTGGGCCTCCGTGGGCGTCCAGGAAATCGCGCCGGAGGCCGGATGGATGGTCATTCCTGCCGGTGGGTCGTTGACGAGGCTGAAGGTGAGCGCGTTGGGTGGCAGGTCGGCGTCTGTGGCGGTTGCAGATACGTTGAGGGTTTCCAGTTCTGCAAGGGTCTGCGCGGCGGGGACAACCAGCCGGGGCGCCACGTTGACTTCCTGGACCACCACCGTGAACCGCTGCCGGTCCACAGGAGTGAGCCAGTTGTCGGGCTGGGTCACCCACACCGTGATGTCCTCGAACCGCCCCGGCCCCTGCGTTTCGGACGGTGTCCAGGTCAACTCGGGAATCTCCGGCCCGACCGCGGCGCCGTCAGGTCCGTTTTCCCCGAAGCGGAACTGCAGGTTGTTGCCCCGCGCCACCAGGGGAATGGTGAACGGCGCTCCCTCGGGAATCACCGCGTCGGCGATGGGATCAAGCGTGTCACTGAGGATCTCAAAATCGTCAACGTACCAGCCCGCGCGCGTGGTGCTGGTGGTGCTGACAAACCGGAAGGCCAGCCGGACCCGTTGCCCGGCATGCGCACCCAGCGGCAGGAGGACCCGGTTCCAGTTGGTGTCGGTGCCGCTGTACACCGGGGAGAGATCCGTCCAGTTGCTGCCGTCCGTGCTGATCTGCACCCGCCCGTTGTGCGTGGCGAACGGGGTGTTTATCCAGTGGCGGAAGCTCAACTGTGGATTCGCCGTGATCACCGGGACCACGAACTCCGGGGTCACCAGCCGCGCCTCCGCATTGTTGAAATAATCGCCGGCCAGCACCGTCCCGGCGACGCTGGCCCCCGCAAAGGGCTGTGGACCGCCGGGGGCGGTGGGTACCCCAATCTGCCAGAGGCCGCCCTGGGAGGACCAGTCGCCAAAGCCGTTCTCAAACCCGTCGGGATTGGACAGCACCATCGGTCCGGTCTCCAGTGCCGCGTCGTCCACGTACCAGCCCGGACGCACCGTGCTGGTGGTCGAGACGAACCGGAAACCGATCTGCACGGGCTGTCCGGTGAAGGGGCGAAGGTCAATGATCCGCTGGCTCCAGCCCAGACTTTGAGACTGGACCCGTTCGGCCGGCACGTCCTGCCACGCGCCGCCGCGGGTCCGGATCTGCACCTGGCCGAAGTGCGTGTTGAAGGCGGTGTCGTGCCACTGCCAGAAGCGGAATCGTGGATGCTCGCCGGCCGGCGGCACGGTGAACTCCGGGCTCACGAGGCGCGCATCCACACTGTTGGGATAATTTCCCGCCAGAATGGTTCCGGCAACCTGCGTCCCGGAGCGTGGGGCGGGGCCACCCGTGGCCGTGGGCTCGCCCACCTGCCACACGCCGCCCTCCGCCGACCACTCGCCAAATCCGCCCTCGAAGCCGGGGACCTCGTCCAACGCCCATGGTCCCGTCTCCAGGGACATATCGTCCACGTACCATCCCAGGCTCACCGTGCTGGTGGTGGTGACCAGCCGGAATCCCAGCTGCACGGGCTGGCCGGCAAACGGGCGCAAATCCACGATGCGCTGCGCCCAGCGGCCCCCGGTGGTGAAGACCCGCTCGCCGACCACGTCCTGCCAGGCGCCGCCGCTGGTGCGGATCTGCAACTGCCCGTAGTGGCTCGTGAACGCGGTCTGATACCAGTACCAGTACTTGAAGCGCGGATGGTCCCCGGCGGGCGGCACGATGAATTCCGGGCTCGTCAGGCGGGCGTCGGCGCTGTTGGGATAATTCCCGGAGAGGACGGTGCCGACCACCCGCGATCCGGAATGCGCAGCGGGCCCTGCCGATGCCGTGGGTTCCCCCAGTTGCCAGACGCCATTCTCGACCGACCAGTCGCCGAGGCCGTTTTCAAAATCCTCGGGCGAGTCGAACGCCATGGGGCCGGTCTCCAGCGACACGTCGTCCACGTACCAGCCCGCCGCGACCGTGCTGGTGGTTGAAACAAACCGGAATCCGATCTGGACGTTCAGCCCCGCGAACGCCCGCAAATCCACGATGCGCTGGCTCCACGCACCGGTCCCGCTGCGGTCGCTGATCCGTTCGTCCAGATCCTGCCAGGCCCCGCCGGCCACCCGCAGCTGGAGCCGGCCGAAATGGGAGTTGAACGCCGTGTCGTACCAGTACCAGTACCGCAGCCGCGGTTGATCGGCCGCCGCGGGCACGGTGAACGTTGGGCTGACCAGGCGCGTATCGGCCCCGTTCGGGTAGTTCCCCGCGAGGCGGGTGGCGGCGACGTTCGCACCGCTGCGCGCCGCGCCCGGACCGGTGGTTGGGGCGCCCAGTTCCCAGACGCCAGCCGTGCCGTCCGTCGTCCACTCCGCGGCGCCGCCTTCAAAACCCTCCTGCCAGAGGACCGCGGCCGACAGCGTCGAAATGCCCGCCAGCATCAA
Above is a window of Verrucomicrobiia bacterium DNA encoding:
- a CDS encoding choice-of-anchor J domain-containing protein, yielding MLPHFSSSTGSCHRSSGDTRDFRRPGPWLRVLTLGLMLAGISTLSAAVLWQEGFEGGAAEWTTDGTAGVWELGAPTTGPGAARSGANVAATRLAGNYPNGADTRLVSPTFTVPAAADQPRLRYWYWYDTAFNSHFGRLQLRVAGGAWQDLDERISDRSGTGAWSQRIVDLRAFAGLNVQIGFRFVSTTSTVAAGWYVDDVSLETGPMAFDSPEDFENGLGDWSVENGVWQLGEPTASAGPAAHSGSRVVGTVLSGNYPNSADARLTSPEFIVPPAGDHPRFKYWYWYQTAFTSHYGQLQIRTSGGAWQDVVGERVFTTGGRWAQRIVDLRPFAGQPVQLGFRLVTTTSTVSLGWYVDDMSLETGPWALDEVPGFEGGFGEWSAEGGVWQVGEPTATGGPAPRSGTQVAGTILAGNYPNSVDARLVSPEFTVPPAGEHPRFRFWQWHDTAFNTHFGQVQIRTRGGAWQDVPAERVQSQSLGWSQRIIDLRPFTGQPVQIGFRFVSTTSTVRPGWYVDDAALETGPMVLSNPDGFENGFGDWSSQGGLWQIGVPTAPGGPQPFAGASVAGTVLAGDYFNNAEARLVTPEFVVPVITANPQLSFRHWINTPFATHNGRVQISTDGSNWTDLSPVYSGTDTNWNRVLLPLGAHAGQRVRLAFRFVSTTSTTRAGWYVDDFEILSDTLDPIADAVIPEGAPFTIPLVARGNNLQFRFGENGPDGAAVGPEIPELTWTPSETQGPGRFEDITVWVTQPDNWLTPVDRQRFTVVVQEVNVAPRLVVPAAQTLAELETLNVSATATDADLPPNALTFSLVNDPPAGMTIHPASGAISWTPTEAQGPQTYQISVRVTDNNPDAVNETQLSDTASFTVTVREVNTAPVLTVPANQTIDERTSLVLSATATDADLPPNALTFSLVDPPDGMTIHPETGVITWTPTEVQGPTNATVTVRVTDSSPDAVNESRLSDVRSFIVTVREVNQAPVLVVPEPQAIDEGTLLSVTATATDADLPPNALTFNLVDPPDGMTIHPETGVITWTPTEAQGPTNATVTVRVTDSSPEAVNESQLSDVRSFTVTVREVNQAPVLVVPDDATIDEETLLSVTATATDADLPPNPLTFSLVDPPAGMTIHPETGAIRWTPTEAQGPTNVPITVVVTDSNPDAISAPRLTDTRTFTVRVREVNLPPALGGIADASIPFGFAFSLQALASDPDLPSNVLTYSLEEAPAGMVIDASTGRLLWTPGQDQAGVHPVTVRVVDDGVPPLDATTAFTLTVAGDGPTLTASRVSGLIRIDMFGDTGRRYLLEAADDLKSWTRLLQFTLAESPQAYVDVDSGTLNGRYYRLLPVLD